tgcctggcttcttTCAAGCTCTAAATGGTCCtagactgttaaaaaaaaaaagttcaaataatttaattatttaatgtgTGGTCATAACTCTCAGGCTGCTTTCCCTGCAGTTTTCTAGTTACATGACTTGACAGCTGCTCTTACTTCAGTGAGTCAAATTACATTTATAGGGAGAACTAGCTAAGCCTAAAACAGCATGTAAGCTTGTTAGAGAATTCTGGTTACTTTGCTCGAGGTCACCTCCACTGTAGTTACTCAAGTCTTTTCATTATGAAGATTATACACTTTTATATTGCTAGGCTATGTCTGATGTTTTGTCTACTAAACTTGAATTGTTTAAAGATTATGCTCAGCCAGGCTATAGAGCTGCATCctgctaatcccagcacttgggagggagagtttttattattatttaatttaaaaagtttattttttcattttacataccaaccccattTCCTTCTCCCTACCTATTTCCCGCTCCCCTCCATTCCTCAGAGGGGGTTAAGGTCTTCCTTGGAGAGTCCACAAAGTCTGACAccaaagttgaggcaggaccaagccctgtatcaaggctgagcaaggtatcccactaTAGGGAatgagttttttgagacagggttttctgtgtggctctgcagagatctgtcttccttaaaggtgtgcactaccactgcccagataGAACTCATTAAAATTGGCTATTTCGAACTTTGCAGCAACTACTTCTGTTGATGCCTGTTAAAACCTctggggaagcagggaggagcAAGGCATGTTTTCACTGTTACCGCAGCAAAACACACTGGCAAGTCAACCCCACTTCTGCTGATGTAGAATCCTGCACAATTTTGAATTAAAAACCTTCAAAATAGgtagtgctggggagatggctcagtgagtaaggtgCTTGGTGTGTAAGCATGAAGAATCGAGtgtgggtccccagcacccacataaaaagccacaCAAGGTGGCATGCACGTATAACCCCAGTGCCAAGGCAGAGCAGCAAGATCATAGGGGCTTGCCGGCCTGTCAGGACAGCCAATTGGTGAGATTGTCTCAAAACATACATCAGTAAACATTGAGTAAGGTACCCAATTATCAACCTCTCACCTTCACACGGACACACGCAGAGCAAAAACAAGCTTACTCCAATGAGTGTGTGTAAAgtttttcaagaccaggtttctgtgtagctctgtcttggaactctctctgtagaccaggctggcctcaacctcaagagatctgcctgcctctgctccccaagtgctgggataaagggtgtgtaccactacaTCCCATAGTTCACTTCATTATGTTTAATCTTCCTGTGAACTGGGGCCAAGTTCAAGTAAAGCAGTTAACCCCTAAGTGATTTTGTTTGGGTGGCTGCAGGAGCACATGTGGATAGGAATAGGTTGGCTTTTTTTCCTAGGTGCTGTCTCCAGGGTCTTATTTGTCTGGAACTCACCAGCTAGGCCGCACAAGCTGGTCAGAGCCCAGAGCCGCCCGTCTACCTCACCAACACTGACATCACTAACATGGACCACGAGCCAGTGCGGTTTTAAGATTGTATCACTGTGTATTTATACCTGTATGCGTGTATGCCAGAGTGtagtatgtggaagtcagaaccCCAATTTTTGGGAGTCAGTTATCTTCTACTTTACTGAGGCTTAGGTGAACGGACTCCCAAGGGCAGTTCCTTTGGAGATACAGTGGCACTTGCTCCTTCCAACAAAAAAGTCCCCAAACTACTTAGACTGAAcacagattattattttttttttttttggtttttcgagacagggtttctctgtggttttggagcctgtcctggaactagctcttgtagaccaggctggtctcgaactcacagagatccgcctgcctctgcctcccgagtgctgggattaaaggcgtgcgccaccaccgcccggcctgaacaCAGATTTTAGAGGAAACAAGCTTCTCAACTCAATTCTATTATTACGATTAACTCATTTTCTTTCAGGCAGGAAGTGCTGGAGAACTGGTGGAGTAAGGGACATCTTAAAAAGCAGAGTAAACCCGGCGCGGTGTGTGGTAGCGACACTTGAAAATGCTGCTAAGGGTGGCTCTGTATTGAGTTTTGGCTCTGtattgagttcgaggccagccagccCGGGCTACGTGGGACTTTGCCTGTAGAGAGAACAGGGCACAAAACCCAGTCCTCTCCCCATGGCCGCCCCTGTCAGTTTGAGGCTGGCCCTGTAGAGACCCTTCCTGGGTGAGTTCTAAGGTACTCGAATGGATGAGTCACTCACAACACAGCAAACTTCCCACTTCCCTCAGGAACTGAGATTTAGGGTTCACATTAACTTAACACGTTAGCCTTGGATTTggttgtcaataaacaaactttattaataataaattccTTATGTAATGAGAAGCTGAAATTCAACGGCTAATTCATGCCAGCATACACATTTTCTTGTTTCATTCCATTATCCACAGGGTTTTGAATGTTCAAATTCCACTGTCCATAACAAATTGGTACTCCAGGGTTTTCTTAATCAAGGGAAGCTACTCATTATTGGGCCAATTAAGTAACACAAACTACTAAATGGACCTGAGGATTTTAGGTGAGGCTTCCTCTCAAAACTTGGGAACAAAGGGAAGCTACAGAGTTCACAGGACTGACTTGCAGTGAGTGGACAAAGCCTGCTTTATGAGGACAGAACTGGCTCTACCCATGCAGTCTTGGGCATGTCAGCACACCTCAAGAATACGCCAGGCAGGAAAGATGGTGATTATAAACCAGAAAAGGGGACTCACAAAGACCTGGCTGGGCACAATTTAAAACTGGAATAACAAAAGAACATAGCTGGAGCATGTCAGTACCACCAAGATCACTAATGATGAAGACAGGTATTTCCAACAAGTGTCTGACTTGGCTTTCCCCTAACTGTTGAACTTGTACAGAAGCGCCTACATTCTAAACACATACCCTAGTATCAATGATCTCAATGGAGTAATGAAGAAAACCAGGAATGCATTCATGCTTCAACCCACCTATCTTAAACCAACATGCACAGAAGAGTTAAACTGGGTCCACTCACGTTCCCCTAGTGTGGGCTTTGCTGACTCTTCCCTATGTAAATGTGGTGCGGAGATCCTAATGCTGCCCAAGAAAGGCTCCGGAGGGGGAAACTGTTGAATCAAGAGAAATACCAAGCCAAAGAGTTTCCAGATTTTCCTCAGCAAAGAAATTCTCAGAATCTTCTAGCAAATTAAGCCCACTTTTTGAAGTCCTTTTTTCACTTAGATAAGACTGGAAATAACTGAAAACACTGATCCAGGCatgggtggaggcagaagaacgGATTAATTTAAAGCCAGCTCATATCCTTGTTATagaataagactgtgtctcaaaaactcaaaccAGAAAGTTTCCTTTTTCCTAGATATTATCTAAATGAGCCATCTTCATAATGCAGGAACAAATCATGTTCTGTCCATGCATATATAGGTATGGCTTATTCCTCAGGCTGGCTAATAAAATCAGATTTTAATTCCTCAGATAAGAAAATACACTTTTTGAAACCTCTTAAGGCAAGATATTTATAACTAATTAAACATTTCAAGCTGGTTCTCTAAAGTAAATCCTAACAAAGGGGACAGACAGGCCCGAAAGTTTGGGAGTCCTGTATTACTGCTACCATCTGTTGGTACGAAGGGTGCACTCACGACACCCCATACCACGGAAGACATCTGAGAAGGCTGAGATGCACATCACTGCTCTAAGGGTACCCGGGACTGGCACCACTGCCTTTCACTGCTACTATCTGCAACTAGAAGAATGGCAAGGCCTTCTCCACCAGCGGACACTGCTACCGAGTTTGTGACGCAGGCCTCCTGGAAGACTTTTGCAAACAAACATTCCTTTGCTTTGGTCCCGAAAACTGCACGTTAGTAGCTAAGGCAAATATTTAGGAAGCACATGTTGATTTTGGAAAATTGGTTGCGAGAGGTAGACAGGAAGCCTCTGTTAGAATGTGCTTTTGCAAAAGGGTCACGAACCTAGGGAAACACACCTCAAGAATGAATCACTCTTTTATAGGACGATTTAAAGATaatgctttttaatattttcaagtatTAAAAAACTCATCAAAAATGTATCACCTTAACAGTACTTCGCACATGTGAAAAGTCACACCTAAGTTTGATACTATTTTGGTTATTTATGGCTACTTACAAGACTCACAATAGAATGTCCATTCATGAGTCTCTTTTCTTTGGTAGAGTCTAATGGGACCATGCAGATGAACTATTTTATGCAAACAAGATGTTTCAAGCAAATTCATGATGATATGAAATGAGGGTTTTCCTTAGTGGAAAGGAAACTTAGGAAGATTCACACATTTTCCCCCATTGTGGTTTTAGCATCTTGTTCAGAGGTTGGAGTTGGAATAGTTCACACAATCCTGTAAAAATCACGACTGACTGCCTTTTAATAAATAGTCATTgtaaagaattacatttacagaGTGAAAAGTGAATACATAGCATTTCAAAGTCAATTCTGGAAGTACTAAGTGTACTGATCCATAGCACATACACTATCTGTTTAACTGTCCATCATTAGCACCAATAAGATTCAACAAAATTACCTTTATTCCCatatctaaaaaaaaacaaaaacaaaaacaaaaacaacacatttCTGAAAACCCTTAGTGAGGTTTAACTATAGTCCCAGGTCTTAAATACTCACATTGTTCTCTATGTCACACTGAAAATAAGTTCACTACTTTCCTGGATACTCTTTACAAAAGCTGATTAAAATTCCTGGCATCACTCCCAATGATACAGTAGCATGACCACCCCATGTCAGTTCACATGATGCTCTGTCGAGGTTTCACGTCTAAGTCACCAAGaacaaaacccttccctccctcaccttGCACTGTTTAATTCTATGCTAGTCCTTGACTATTAGCACAGTGATACTGTAACTGCATCAGAATCACCATGTTATGATACAATAATATACCACACAGCAACAAAATCACATAGTAGCAGATTACTGATGCAAGACAAAACAGAGCGAGGATGAGCCTGCTAGGCTGAGTTCCCACAAAGAGGCTCCTGACATCCCAAAGTCAAACATTGACAAAATAATcaaccattttctttaaaaacaaacaaaaaaacaacaaaaagctactGGCAAACTAAGTAATTGCTAAATAAAAGTAGAGTACAAAGTTCAACTCTAATATTTACAAGCACAACATACTTGAATAAAATTACAACTGTGCACAGATCAGTGGCTTTACAACAAAGCAGTTCATATACAGAGGAAAATTGAGATTCAAGACAAGTTGAATCCGACCCATTTTAAAAGACTCAACAGCTAAGACTTACCACAGAAATAAATTCAAGATTAGGCAACAGACAAGAGCCATACTATTGGTGCTTACACCAAAATTTAGACAAGCTGGTCTATCCCCTGACCAGGCGTCAGGTGACAGTGCAAGCGTCACCTCAATGAGAACCTACTAAGACGTGCAAACGAATGTAGAACCTCCAGCAGTGGCTGGCCTGAGGCTGCCCTTTTTCCTTACATTTTCCTGATAATGACCATAAGCTATAAATACAGGTACAATGCACAGTcagcaatgttttctttttatttattgttagaaTATAAAAGAATCAAGAGAGCATaggtttaatttcatttttataaggaAGACTGCATTTACCTGAAAAAGAAATAtggtatctctctctttctcaccccCACTCACTCTCTCTCCATGGGAAGAGTATATTCAAGACTATGGTGTCACTGCAAATGCTAAAGGAAAAGTGATCCCTGTTCACTGCTAAACTCTGTAGTGTCAAAGTTCTTGAAGAACTGGACCAATTCTTCACTGGGAGCTCCTGTGAGTTAAGTCACAGTCATCCTCATGCCCATTATTAACTGCTCTTCTATAGCACTGCAACAAGCCAACAAACATTTAAATGCACTTCACATCAAGTGTatgtaaactttatttttttcctcttcaagcCTTCAGAAATTAGGGGCTGACTCTGCAGCCAATCTGGTCAGAACCTCTGAAGGCAAACTGAGAGCTTCCCAGTGTTAAGGACCACCCGTGGCACCGCATCCCGTCTAGTAGTGAAGTGTCCCCTCAGCGGCTTCCAGTAAGGCCTAGAGTTTAAGGTTAACATAAAAAGTGCCACTTGTGTTTTAGATTAGTGATGGACTCTgatgagagaaaataaagttattcTGTATATTGTTATACTTACAAGCAGCTCCGATCCTGAGTATTTATGGTAATATctaaacatacaaaaatgtatgtacatttttttctccactttcttgTAAACAGTTGTCAGTATTCTGTTTTATCCCTTTATCACTGAGACATGCAAACCATACATACAAGTataaatacacaaaagaaaaacaattgacaCTCATTCAAAgccaagcaacaacaaaaaacagctaCAGTATTCaaattataaataacaaaagCTTGAGGCAGCTTAGATTCCTAGCAGCAGCCAGCCATTCATCCTAATGTTCTTAGCTGCATCTTCCATGCGTTTACAGTACTGTAACACTATCATATGTGGAGATAGACTTGTTGACTATCATCTCTTCTtttcagaatgaagaaaaaagcaGCACTTACAAATATGGAAGCAGTGGCACCACTGCTGGACCAGGAGGAAATTTTCCATTCcaaccatttttaaattaaaaagcaaaggaaaagttGACCTAAACAAATGATTACATATTCATTCCTTGGGCACTTAGCAGCGAGTCCAGCATGTCGAATGTGTCTTTGTAGTCCAAATGCTGGCTGCTTGTACTGTACTCGTGATTGGCCTCAGGACCGTGGGGCTCCACTGGTTTCTTGTCCAGTTTCACGAGGGTGCTGAGATGTCCGTAGCCCACCTGGTATGTGACAGGGGGAGGAGGGGGTAAGGGATGGTTAAAAACAGAGCTGTGAGAGGATAGATACTGCTTAACAGAGGAAGAACTAGATGAACTACCTGAACTTTTGGAACTTTTGCTCATTTTGGAGTGGTGGTTGTGGGAGGCATCGTTGATATGCAGCTTCTTTCTTGCACTGGAGCCGGAGGAGATGCCATCGGGGCCCAGGCCCACAGGACTCCTGAGCACCGTGGGCGGCATCCCATCAGCAGCATGCTTAGCACCTCCGCTGTGCATGTGCAAATGCTTGTGGCTGCTGTGGTGGCGGTTGGCAGGGTGTTCCTTGTGCTTCTCCTTGTGGTCTCTGCTGATGTGTGGGCTTGAGTGTTTGCTCTTCCCACTGCCTTCATCTGAAGAGCTGTGTCTTTCTGAGGACGACACTTTGATCTTCATCTTCAGCTCTTCTTTACTGGGACCTTTATCAGGGGGCGGGATGGGTATCCGTAACTTCAGCGATccactcttttcctttttctctgccaTATGTTTCTCAGGCTTGTCAGAGTTGGTGATGGGAAGTTTCATTTTAATGGGAGAAGTGACAGAACTGCCTGCGACTGCTGGCCCATGTTTGTGCTGCTGCTCTGCATGGGCAGCTATGTAATGATCCCTTGTGTCCAGGTCCAGGGTTTCCAGCTTCCGCTTTTCTCTGTACTTATCTAAAGACATTTTCTGAGGAACTACTCCAGGGACAGCAGGAACGGGCCCATGGTGCTTACTGCTCCCGGATTTGTGAGCATATTCTTGCTTAGCTGATGAATGATCAGCAACTTTGTCTGGCCTGTGATGTAATCCTGAATGCAGTGTCATAGAAGGACCCTGCTGGAAGCTGATGTACTGGCTCCCAGAGAGAGTAGCCtcctgtttctgtgtgtatccTGGGTCTGTCCTGGCTGAATCTGGATGTTGAGGCCATTCTTGGTGTGATGACAAACTGTACGAGGTACTGGGCATTCCTGCTGCCAGCACTGATAAATTATCAGATGCACGGCTGTCTTGAATAGAAGTATTTCCTGAATTTAGAGGTATTGGAGCAGGGAACGTTGACGTTGAAGGTTTCTGGAAACTTGGGTTGGCAGGCACACCAGTGACACTATCTACTAAAAGGGAATTCTGGACCAAAGATGAACCAAGCAGTGGTGTCTCTGATACTTGTCCATCTACTTTTGGTTTCTTAGCCATAGCCTAGTtaaatgagaaacagaagaaacaatgaCAGCAAGGAAATTTAATAAAGTCTTTGTTTGTAAAACTCTATAGGAAGTATATTGAAATAAACCACCTGGACTCAAGCTCTAAGGCAATAAATGGATGTAACAGAAGACTGTAAGTTTTGAGAATTAGATACAATTATATCCTAATCCAGGACTTGAGATAGTAACTGGTGTAGGCTTTAGCCTCACTTGTAAAGCTACAAGAATTTCCCCATgactaagaataaaaataattgaaagataTATGATATAAAGTCCACTAGACACAGGATTAAACAACTATGAGCACCTGCAGTCCAAGCGTGGCACACTGTATTGGAAAATACTGCAAGGCGCAGTATTTAATCATTTTGTTTCAAAGCGTTCGCTAGGCAACTGCTAGGAGTGACAGATTGATATACTTTTGTTAAATCCTGCCAATTCTCTTACCCTCCAGTTTCGAATCCTCTTCAACCTACTAGGCGTTTTCTCCAATATTTGTAGAAACTCATGTGTtagctctaaaaataaaatttaaatttaaagcttAGACGGTGCCTTTAGGATCTGAACTTCTCTCAAGTGGGCAGCATTTAACAGGGGGACCTAACAGCGCATCTCTTTCACTGTTAACTTCCTAGTCAGTCTTTAGCATACACAGAAGTAGACACAACTCTCAACTGTTTATTTCAAAactgaattaatttaaaaaagaatccctcaagtagaaaaagacaagatctcctgagtaaattaggagcatgggaaccatgggagaggtctgaagggaggggagaggaaggaataggagcagagaaaactgtacagctcaataaaatcaataaaaaataaaaaaagagagagatattccctccttcccagcatttcaCTTGCTTACTAAGAAAATAAACTCTTGTAGAGGGTGGTGGTGAGAATCTCAACCAGACAAACAATATAGCAATCTGTAACGTAGAAACGAGTCACCAATGGGTTCTTTAAAATTAGCAGGCGTAagtctgagaagaaggtattcaTTTGTATATCCCTAAATGTATTTTCCCCAACAGGCttaattataaagagaaaaaatagcTCTACAACGAGGAACTCAACACCACCGTTATTAAGTGACCAGCACAGTGGTAAGACATGCTAAGTGAACACCGTTCCATGCTTTAAGAAGCAGAACAACCTACTTCTGCTGCATTCTTGTCAACAATGCTCAAAGTcagcaatgaaaaaaatatcagacaaattggaaatcactctgtaaagTCACTTATTAGTCCTCAAATCAGAAgcagagacgagagagagagagagagagagagagagagagagagagagagagagagagagcgagagagcgagagagagcgagcgcgCGCACCCTGATAGCCTGGAGGTGACTACTATCCGGACATTTCAATTGGATACAAACAGAACATAAGACCCTACACAGAGAAAATAGGGAATTCTGAACAGAACCAGGTTTAATTAGCACTATTAATACCAGTGTTAATCTCCCAATCTTATAATCAAATATTATATAAGACACCAACAACAGAagctatccatccatccatccatccgcccgcccgcccacccacccgcccacccacccacccacccacccaaccatcAACAGACAGGGACTCATGCAGTCTAGGCTGGCCTAGGAATATGGCCTCAAACTGACTCTTCTGGCTCAACTCCTAGGGACTTCTTCACTGAGGTCTTTCTTCCTTAGA
The sequence above is drawn from the Chionomys nivalis chromosome 5, mChiNiv1.1, whole genome shotgun sequence genome and encodes:
- the Ccnt2 gene encoding cyclin-T2 isoform X1 translates to MASGRGASSRWFFTREQLENTPSRRCGVEADEELSHRQQAANLIQDMGQRLNVSQLTINTAIVYMHRFYMHHSFTKFNRNIISPTALFLAAKVEEQARKLEHVIKVAHACLHPLEPLLDTKCDAYLQQTQELVLLETIMLQTLGFEITIEHPHTDVVKCTQLVRASKDLAQTSYFMATNSLHLTTFCLQYKPTVIACVCIHLACKWSNWEIPVSTDGKHWWEYVDPTVTLELLDELTHEFLQILEKTPSRLKRIRNWRAMAKKPKVDGQVSETPLLGSSLVQNSLLVDSVTGVPANPSFQKPSTSTFPAPIPLNSGNTSIQDSRASDNLSVLAAGMPSTSYSLSSHQEWPQHPDSARTDPGYTQKQEATLSGSQYISFQQGPSMTLHSGLHHRPDKVADHSSAKQEYAHKSGSSKHHGPVPAVPGVVPQKMSLDKYREKRKLETLDLDTRDHYIAAHAEQQHKHGPAVAGSSVTSPIKMKLPITNSDKPEKHMAEKKEKSGSLKLRIPIPPPDKGPSKEELKMKIKVSSSERHSSSDEGSGKSKHSSPHISRDHKEKHKEHPANRHHSSHKHLHMHSGGAKHAADGMPPTVLRSPVGLGPDGISSGSSARKKLHINDASHNHHSKMSKSSKSSGSSSSSSSVKQYLSSHSSVFNHPLPPPPPVTYQVGYGHLSTLVKLDKKPVEPHGPEANHEYSTSSQHLDYKDTFDMLDSLLSAQGMNM
- the Ccnt2 gene encoding cyclin-T2 isoform X5: MLLKIFSSIENDGALVIFVSTSKDLAQTSYFMATNSLHLTTFCLQYKPTVIACVCIHLACKWSNWEIPVSTDGKHWWEYVDPTVTLELLDELTHEFLQILEKTPSRLKRIRNWRAMAKKPKVDGQVSETPLLGSSLVQNSLLVDSVTGVPANPSFQKPSTSTFPAPIPLNSGNTSIQDSRASDNLSVLAAGMPSTSYSLSSHQEWPQHPDSARTDPGYTQKQEATLSGSQYISFQQGPSMTLHSGLHHRPDKVADHSSAKQEYAHKSGSSKHHGPVPAVPGVVPQKMSLDKYREKRKLETLDLDTRDHYIAAHAEQQHKHGPAVAGSSVTSPIKMKLPITNSDKPEKHMAEKKEKSGSLKLRIPIPPPDKGPSKEELKMKIKVSSSERHSSSDEGSGKSKHSSPHISRDHKEKHKEHPANRHHSSHKHLHMHSGGAKHAADGMPPTVLRSPVGLGPDGISSGSSARKKLHINDASHNHHSKMSKSSKSSGSSSSSSSVKQYLSSHSSVFNHPLPPPPPVTYQVGYGHLSTLVKLDKKPVEPHGPEANHEYSTSSQHLDYKDTFDMLDSLLSAQGMNM
- the Ccnt2 gene encoding cyclin-T2 isoform X4, encoding MATNSLHLTTFCLQYKPTVIACVCIHLACKWSNWEIPVSTDGKHWWEYVDPTVTLELLDELTHEFLQILEKTPSRLKRIRNWRAMAKKPKVDGQVSETPLLGSSLVQNSLLVDSVTGVPANPSFQKPSTSTFPAPIPLNSGNTSIQDSRASDNLSVLAAGMPSTSYSLSSHQEWPQHPDSARTDPGYTQKQEATLSGSQYISFQQGPSMTLHSGLHHRPDKVADHSSAKQEYAHKSGSSKHHGPVPAVPGVVPQKMSLDKYREKRKLETLDLDTRDHYIAAHAEQQHKHGPAVAGSSVTSPIKMKLPITNSDKPEKHMAEKKEKSGSLKLRIPIPPPDKGPSKEELKMKIKVSSSERHSSSDEGSGKSKHSSPHISRDHKEKHKEHPANRHHSSHKHLHMHSGGAKHAADGMPPTVLRSPVGLGPDGISSGSSARKKLHINDASHNHHSKMSKSSKSSGSSSSSSSVKQYLSSHSSVFNHPLPPPPPVTYQVGYGHLSTLVKLDKKPVEPHGPEANHEYSTSSQHLDYKDTFDMLDSLLSAQGMNM
- the Ccnt2 gene encoding cyclin-T2 isoform X2, whose product is MFFGFYMHHSFTKFNRNIISPTALFLAAKVEEQARKLEHVIKVAHACLHPLEPLLDTKCDAYLQQTQELVLLETIMLQTLGFEITIEHPHTDVVKCTQLVRASKDLAQTSYFMATNSLHLTTFCLQYKPTVIACVCIHLACKWSNWEIPVSTDGKHWWEYVDPTVTLELLDELTHEFLQILEKTPSRLKRIRNWRAMAKKPKVDGQVSETPLLGSSLVQNSLLVDSVTGVPANPSFQKPSTSTFPAPIPLNSGNTSIQDSRASDNLSVLAAGMPSTSYSLSSHQEWPQHPDSARTDPGYTQKQEATLSGSQYISFQQGPSMTLHSGLHHRPDKVADHSSAKQEYAHKSGSSKHHGPVPAVPGVVPQKMSLDKYREKRKLETLDLDTRDHYIAAHAEQQHKHGPAVAGSSVTSPIKMKLPITNSDKPEKHMAEKKEKSGSLKLRIPIPPPDKGPSKEELKMKIKVSSSERHSSSDEGSGKSKHSSPHISRDHKEKHKEHPANRHHSSHKHLHMHSGGAKHAADGMPPTVLRSPVGLGPDGISSGSSARKKLHINDASHNHHSKMSKSSKSSGSSSSSSSVKQYLSSHSSVFNHPLPPPPPVTYQVGYGHLSTLVKLDKKPVEPHGPEANHEYSTSSQHLDYKDTFDMLDSLLSAQGMNM
- the Ccnt2 gene encoding cyclin-T2 isoform X3, with the protein product MASGRGASSRWFFTREQLENTPSRRCGVEADEELSHRQQAANLIQDMGQRLNVSQLTINTAIVYMHRFYMHHSFTKFNRNIISPTALFLAAKVEEQARKLEHVIKVAHACLHPLEPLLDTKCDAYLQQTQELVLLETIMLQTLGFEITIEHPHTDVVKCTQLVRASKDLAQTSYFMATNSLHLTTFCLQYKPTVIACVCIHLACKWSNWEIPVSTDGKHWWEYVDPTVTLELLDELTHEFLQILEKTPSRLKRIRNWRAMAKKPKVDGQVSETPLLGSSLVQNSLLVDSVTGVPANPSFQKPSTSTFPAPIPLNSGNTSIQDSRASDNLSVLAAGMPSTSYSLSSHQEWPQHPDSARTDPGYTQKQEATLSGSQYISFQQGPSMTLHSGLHHRPDKVADHSSAKQEYAHKSGSSKHHGPVPAVPGVVPQKMSLDKYREKRKLETLDLDTRDHYIAAHAEQQHKHGPAVAGSSVTSPIKMKLPITNSDKPEKHMAEKKEKSGSLKLRIPIPPPDKGPSKEELKMKIKVSSSERHSSSDEGSGKSKHSSPHISRDHKEKHKEHPANRHHSSHKHLHMHSGGAKHAADGMPPTVLRSPVGLGPDGISSGSSARKKLHINDASHNHHSKMSKSSKSSGGLRTSQHPRETGQETSGAPRS